A genomic stretch from Candidatus Brocadiaceae bacterium includes:
- the tig gene encoding trigger factor, translating into MNVTIEDAGPCKKVLKFEIPKETIESEFEKKTKEACDTIELPGFRKGRAPRKLVEKRFGPQIKEDVKQAVISDCYQKALEENKMEPAGDPQFGEIKLEVGEPFIFDVTLEVWPTFEVNNYKGINLKRASVVVTDDDVQRALNDMAFRKAQLEVIKNGKVIKGDRIICDCTVEVDNNSVLEDKDIEINVQENTEIVKTKIVDLLKNIEGTKSGHSCTFDAQLSDNFEREEYRGKDAKITLQVNEIKRPVAPEISEEFATSLGFDTLEDLKSNIHKQVESFKKRQSEENLRNQMISTLLEQIKFELPQDLVNAHTEQKTYKHQMDLLKRGMPLDEIEKQKEAIKNASAESVMQELKASLILNRIAEKERIFVTEGEVEQRIADIARAYNTDSAQVRKQLQHQGSLSYLRNEMREDKTLEFLIKEAHIEGQ; encoded by the coding sequence ATGAACGTAACTATTGAAGATGCAGGGCCCTGTAAAAAGGTTTTAAAATTTGAGATTCCAAAGGAGACAATCGAAAGTGAGTTTGAAAAGAAAACGAAAGAGGCCTGTGACACCATTGAACTTCCGGGTTTTAGAAAGGGACGGGCTCCTCGCAAGCTGGTGGAAAAACGCTTTGGACCTCAAATCAAAGAAGACGTAAAACAAGCAGTAATCAGCGATTGTTATCAAAAGGCCCTTGAAGAAAATAAGATGGAACCTGCAGGGGACCCACAGTTCGGAGAGATAAAACTTGAAGTTGGAGAACCTTTTATTTTTGATGTGACCTTGGAGGTCTGGCCGACTTTTGAAGTGAACAATTATAAAGGAATCAATTTGAAAAGAGCTTCTGTGGTCGTTACAGATGATGATGTTCAAAGGGCTTTAAATGATATGGCTTTCCGAAAGGCACAATTAGAGGTAATAAAAAATGGGAAAGTAATAAAGGGAGACCGTATAATTTGTGATTGCACCGTGGAGGTAGACAATAATAGCGTTTTAGAAGATAAAGATATCGAAATTAATGTTCAAGAAAATACCGAAATTGTAAAGACAAAAATAGTTGATTTGCTTAAAAATATAGAAGGAACGAAGTCTGGCCATAGTTGCACCTTTGATGCTCAATTATCAGATAACTTTGAAAGAGAAGAGTATCGTGGAAAAGATGCAAAGATAACGCTTCAGGTAAATGAAATCAAGCGACCGGTAGCCCCTGAAATCAGTGAGGAGTTCGCAACATCCCTGGGCTTTGATACGCTTGAAGATTTAAAATCGAACATTCATAAACAGGTTGAATCATTTAAAAAGAGGCAATCAGAAGAAAATTTGAGAAATCAAATGATAAGCACGCTTTTGGAACAAATTAAATTTGAATTACCTCAAGATTTGGTAAATGCACATACCGAGCAAAAGACCTATAAACACCAGATGGATTTATTGAAGAGAGGTATGCCTCTCGATGAAATAGAGAAACAGAAGGAGGCGATAAAGAATGCCTCTGCAGAATCCGTTATGCAGGAATTAAAGGCATCGCTTATTTTGAATCGTATCGCTGAAAAGGAGCGGATATTTGTAACTGAAGGAGAGGTGGAGCAGCGAATTGCTGATATAGCACGAGCTTATAATACCGATAGTGCTCAAGTTCGTAAACAGTTGCAACATCAGGGAAGTTTATCCTATTTACGTAACGAAATGCGAGAAGACAAGACGCTGGAATTTCTTATTAAAGAAGCACACATTGAAGGACAGTAG
- a CDS encoding ISNCY family transposase, with product MRKNYEQQRSIGSIPISEVKIPLKSRDELPPILRALQYIFITPALKEQVFEILKSKVLKGKKKTGRYGMGLWEIFVLSVVRLGLDANYDRLEDFANYHKLIRQIMGVDTPFGEGKSYSYQSIKDNVSLLDEETLGEINEIVVSSGHRLLKKKEGIEVKADTYVLETNVRFPTDLNLLWEAGRKCVDAIEYFRDKGFLRGKGWRKHKFWKRELKNLMRSSSRAAFGGGKNKEATTKRRIEEYLCHAGKLSEKVAASVLELYEEALLREPIDLKYVSPLKSLEYFHKMLDKHVDLVERRLLQGERIPSGEKVHSLFEPHTEWLSKGKANKRVELGHNILVASDQWGFIVYHKVVEKEADVSLALPLADALLGRYGEEGIASISFDKGFYKKENKDLLKLYIPQVVMPKKGKKNREEEAEESSRAFKKLRHRHSAVESDINRLEHHGLDRCPDKGLFAYKRYCALGIVAANLHKLGNVLKDQAIKKQEKLPKAA from the coding sequence ATGAGAAAGAACTATGAACAACAGAGAAGTATTGGCAGTATCCCCATCTCAGAAGTAAAAATTCCCTTGAAAAGTCGAGACGAACTTCCTCCCATCCTCAGGGCGCTTCAATATATCTTTATCACCCCAGCTCTGAAAGAGCAAGTGTTTGAGATATTGAAGTCTAAAGTGCTGAAGGGGAAAAAGAAGACGGGTCGATACGGGATGGGATTGTGGGAGATATTTGTACTCTCAGTGGTGAGACTGGGACTGGATGCGAACTATGACCGATTGGAAGACTTTGCCAATTACCACAAGCTGATACGGCAGATAATGGGAGTCGATACGCCCTTTGGAGAAGGCAAGAGCTATTCCTATCAAAGTATAAAGGACAATGTAAGTTTGTTAGACGAGGAGACTCTGGGGGAGATTAATGAGATCGTGGTATCGAGCGGTCACCGGTTGTTAAAAAAAAAGGAAGGAATCGAGGTAAAAGCTGATACCTATGTGTTGGAGACAAATGTCCGTTTTCCGACGGATTTGAATCTTTTGTGGGAAGCTGGTCGTAAGTGTGTAGATGCAATAGAGTATTTCAGAGATAAGGGTTTTTTGAGGGGGAAAGGGTGGAGGAAGCATAAATTTTGGAAGAGAGAACTAAAGAATCTGATGAGGAGTAGCTCACGGGCAGCATTTGGAGGAGGGAAGAATAAAGAGGCTACGACGAAGAGGCGGATAGAAGAGTATCTTTGCCATGCAGGGAAATTAAGTGAAAAGGTAGCGGCGAGTGTTTTGGAACTGTACGAAGAGGCGCTGTTGCGCGAACCAATAGACCTGAAGTATGTAAGCCCGTTAAAGTCCCTTGAGTACTTTCACAAGATGCTGGATAAGCACGTAGACCTTGTAGAGAGGAGACTCCTTCAGGGAGAGAGAATACCGTCCGGGGAAAAGGTGCATTCACTGTTTGAACCCCACACGGAGTGGCTTTCCAAAGGCAAGGCAAACAAGCGGGTAGAGCTGGGGCACAACATACTGGTAGCAAGTGATCAGTGGGGTTTTATCGTGTATCATAAGGTAGTAGAGAAGGAAGCGGACGTATCACTTGCCCTTCCATTGGCAGATGCACTGCTGGGGAGATATGGGGAAGAGGGAATTGCGAGTATAAGTTTTGATAAAGGTTTTTACAAGAAGGAGAATAAGGACCTTCTCAAGTTGTATATACCGCAGGTAGTCATGCCGAAAAAGGGGAAGAAGAACCGAGAGGAGGAAGCCGAGGAATCGAGCAGGGCCTTTAAGAAGTTAAGACATAGGCATTCAGCGGTTGAATCGGATATCAATCGCCTGGAACATCACGGTTTGGATAGATGTCCGGATAAAGGTTTGTTTGCTTACAAAAGGTATTGTGCGCTGGGAATAGTGGCCGCAAATTTACACAAACTGGGTAATGTGCTGAAAGATCAGGCAATAAAGAAGCAAGAGAAACTGCCAAAGGCAGCTTAA
- the ribD gene encoding bifunctional diaminohydroxyphosphoribosylaminopyrimidine deaminase/5-amino-6-(5-phosphoribosylamino)uracil reductase RibD, producing MSTSDSDEKYMLLALELAAKGKGKVEPNPMVGAVLVKNNLIIGKGYHKDYGGAHAEIHAIHAGGENCKGATLYVTMEPCAHQGKTSPCVEAVIDAGIRRVVTTGIDPNPITSGKGIQRLRGAGIEVQLGVFEEQAKSLNAPFFKLIQKGMPYVMVKWAMSLDGRIASRTGKSQWITSEESRRYVHKIRGQIDGIMVGINTVLQDDPLLTCRIGGGRNPKRIIIDANALLPLDSRLVKSIHEGEVFVVTQKNAPHERIKKLRHSGCEIIQTENNNGRVHLKELLQRLGFMQLTNLLVEGGSSLVTSFIDERLADKVMVFIAPVIIGGRGAKSPVLGNGIDKIDDARRLYDVTIQTISSDVLIAGSLRSGP from the coding sequence ATGAGTACCTCAGATAGTGACGAAAAATATATGCTCCTTGCGCTGGAATTGGCTGCAAAAGGGAAAGGAAAGGTGGAACCGAATCCTATGGTAGGCGCTGTGCTCGTAAAGAATAACCTAATTATCGGGAAGGGATACCATAAGGACTATGGAGGCGCGCATGCCGAAATTCATGCAATTCATGCCGGAGGTGAAAACTGCAAAGGAGCAACGCTTTATGTAACAATGGAACCCTGTGCACATCAGGGAAAAACGTCGCCATGCGTAGAGGCTGTTATCGATGCTGGTATCAGACGTGTAGTGACGACGGGTATTGATCCTAACCCAATTACTTCCGGCAAAGGCATACAGAGATTACGGGGTGCCGGAATAGAAGTTCAGTTAGGTGTATTTGAAGAACAGGCAAAAAGTCTCAATGCCCCTTTTTTTAAATTGATACAAAAAGGTATGCCATACGTTATGGTAAAATGGGCGATGTCTCTGGATGGTAGAATCGCATCGCGGACAGGGAAATCACAATGGATTACGTCTGAGGAATCCCGGCGCTATGTGCATAAGATTCGCGGGCAGATTGACGGGATCATGGTGGGGATCAATACGGTGTTGCAGGATGATCCGTTGTTGACTTGTCGAATTGGCGGAGGAAGAAATCCGAAGAGAATAATTATCGATGCAAACGCATTACTCCCGCTAGATTCACGCCTGGTAAAATCAATTCATGAAGGTGAAGTATTTGTAGTGACACAAAAAAATGCACCTCACGAAAGAATTAAGAAGCTCAGACATTCCGGATGTGAAATTATTCAAACAGAAAACAACAATGGCCGTGTACATTTGAAGGAACTTTTACAACGGCTGGGATTCATGCAGCTTACGAATCTATTGGTTGAGGGAGGCAGCTCCCTTGTTACATCGTTTATCGATGAACGATTAGCTGATAAAGTCATGGTTTTTATTGCGCCGGTCATCATTGGAGGGCGTGGTGCAAAGTCTCCCGTACTGGGAAATGGGATCGACAAGATAGATGATGCCAGAAGGCTTTACGACGTTACAATACAGACAATTTCAAGTGATGTTCTCATTGCAGGATCTCTTCGTTCAGGGCCTTAG
- the aroA gene encoding 3-phosphoshikimate 1-carboxyvinyltransferase: protein MKPVTGTVDAVVTVPGSKSYTNRALIVAALANGESTIRNALFSDDTKYMSSCLNTLGIPVLENPAEGKFTVRGKAGKIPVKQAKLFVGNAGTAMRFLTAMVTLGEGVYELDGISRMRERPIQDLLDGLRQLGAQVVAKYHNGCPPVIIQGKGLPGGTAMIKGNLSSQYFSALLMAAPYAKSNVVLEVKGELVSKRYIDMTIDLMLHFGVMVENHGYQSFEVHRGQRYQVSDYKVEGDASAASYFFAAAAITGGRVRVNGIGCGSLQGDIHFVDILEKMGCTVQMTDTWIEVKGNSLCGVDVDMGNMPDVAQTLAAVAVFAKGKTRVRNVKNMRIKETDRIAAVVNELRRMGITVVEYEDGYEIEPSAPQAAEIETYDDHRMAMSFSLIGLRSRGILIKNPECVSKTFPDYFERLEKLRH from the coding sequence ATGAAACCGGTTACGGGCACAGTTGATGCCGTTGTAACGGTCCCCGGATCAAAGAGCTATACCAATCGTGCGCTTATCGTAGCGGCACTGGCAAACGGAGAATCCACTATTCGTAACGCCCTTTTCAGCGATGATACGAAATACATGTCCTCCTGTTTGAATACCTTAGGAATACCGGTCCTGGAAAATCCTGCAGAAGGTAAATTTACGGTGCGCGGCAAAGCGGGAAAAATCCCGGTAAAACAGGCAAAGCTGTTCGTTGGAAATGCAGGCACGGCCATGAGATTTTTAACGGCGATGGTTACGCTTGGTGAAGGTGTTTACGAATTGGATGGCATTTCCCGTATGAGGGAGAGACCGATTCAGGATCTTTTGGATGGGTTACGGCAACTGGGAGCACAGGTTGTAGCGAAATATCACAATGGGTGCCCGCCGGTGATAATTCAAGGGAAAGGACTGCCTGGTGGAACTGCAATGATCAAGGGAAATTTGAGCAGTCAGTATTTCAGCGCACTTCTGATGGCTGCCCCCTATGCAAAGAGCAATGTGGTCCTGGAAGTAAAGGGAGAATTGGTTTCAAAACGATATATAGACATGACGATTGATCTGATGCTTCATTTTGGCGTTATGGTTGAGAACCATGGTTATCAGTCTTTCGAGGTACACCGTGGACAGCGGTATCAAGTTTCTGATTATAAGGTGGAGGGAGACGCATCGGCTGCCTCGTACTTTTTTGCGGCAGCAGCTATTACCGGTGGTAGAGTGCGTGTTAACGGCATTGGGTGCGGTTCACTGCAGGGAGATATTCATTTTGTTGATATTTTGGAAAAAATGGGTTGCACGGTACAGATGACCGACACGTGGATTGAAGTAAAGGGGAATAGTCTGTGTGGTGTGGATGTCGATATGGGCAATATGCCTGATGTTGCCCAGACGTTAGCTGCCGTGGCAGTATTTGCCAAAGGGAAAACGCGGGTAAGAAACGTAAAAAACATGCGTATAAAAGAAACAGACCGAATTGCCGCGGTAGTGAATGAATTGCGACGTATGGGAATTACGGTAGTTGAGTATGAGGACGGTTATGAGATTGAACCTTCCGCCCCACAGGCGGCGGAAATAGAAACCTATGATGATCATCGTATGGCCATGAGTTTCTCGTTGATTGGATTACGCTCGCGGGGAATATTGATAAAGAATCCCGAGTGTGTATCAAAAACATTTCCGGATTATTTTGAGCGGTTGGAAAAACTTCGCCATTAA
- a CDS encoding radical SAM protein produces the protein MNYKPYAISWNTTYRCNLLCGHCYLDTNALTKQSANELSTQEGFRLIDQMAELNPNLLLILTGGEPLLREDIYDLSSHASKKGMMVVIGTNGNLIDDEIARKLKESGVSGIGISLDSITPKKHDGFRGIKGTWDDTLNGIEACRRQSIEFQIQTTVTRDTYEEIPEIIDFAYNIGARVFNLFFLVCTGKGQDLTDITPQQYDQALHKLYEFQQKYQGKMMVGAKCAPHYRRIVYERDPSSPLVRAYSGGCPAGTHYCRISPEGNVTPCPYMPNISGNVREKSFVDIWNETPDFQTLRNDRLNGRCGACEFQSICKGCRARALATTDNQMDEDAWCDYVPGKYGTRIIKLATSDTFGTEENFSMPWSLEAKNILKQIPSFGRGMVIKNIEQYARKQSLEEITIDTMRIAREEMVSKKRTAFPLQNHTANIFQGPRDILHDNHTAKRPPHPMEAKKIPWTEEARKRVEHAPDFVRPGILKLMQKKARLHEQKEITSKFLSKIRDESMRFASRRIRNIGFDELRMEAWDKAKDKLKSSRKKEVIEEIKTFLDERTAKNDGIIKKFREYLNASDDKDKNTIIQSLIWTDEAKHRMERAPIFVRKKAKSAIEEYAKKNGNTVITGELINQYMENIPSFVKKKQR, from the coding sequence ATGAATTACAAACCGTATGCAATTTCCTGGAATACTACCTATCGGTGTAACCTCCTTTGTGGCCATTGTTATCTCGATACAAACGCACTAACCAAACAATCTGCAAACGAGTTGAGCACGCAGGAAGGGTTTCGTCTCATAGATCAAATGGCGGAATTAAATCCCAATCTGCTACTTATCCTTACCGGTGGAGAGCCTTTACTGAGAGAGGACATTTACGATTTATCCTCACATGCCTCAAAAAAAGGCATGATGGTGGTTATCGGAACGAATGGCAACCTAATCGACGATGAAATTGCAAGAAAACTCAAAGAAAGTGGAGTATCAGGGATTGGCATCAGTCTCGATTCAATTACACCAAAAAAACACGATGGATTTCGTGGTATTAAGGGCACCTGGGATGACACTCTCAATGGTATTGAAGCATGCCGGAGACAGAGCATTGAATTTCAGATACAAACTACCGTAACCAGAGATACTTATGAAGAAATCCCTGAAATTATTGATTTTGCCTATAACATCGGCGCAAGGGTCTTTAATTTGTTTTTTCTTGTTTGCACAGGAAAAGGTCAGGATTTGACGGATATAACACCGCAACAGTACGATCAGGCATTACATAAGCTCTATGAATTTCAGCAGAAATATCAGGGTAAAATGATGGTAGGAGCAAAATGTGCTCCTCACTACCGAAGAATTGTTTATGAACGCGACCCGTCTTCACCGCTTGTAAGGGCATATTCAGGTGGTTGTCCTGCAGGCACTCACTACTGCCGGATTAGTCCTGAGGGAAATGTGACTCCATGTCCTTATATGCCAAATATCTCCGGAAATGTGAGGGAAAAGAGTTTTGTCGATATCTGGAATGAAACCCCCGATTTTCAAACATTACGCAATGACAGACTCAATGGCAGATGTGGCGCGTGCGAATTTCAGTCTATTTGCAAGGGTTGCCGCGCCAGGGCATTGGCTACCACAGATAATCAAATGGATGAGGACGCATGGTGTGACTATGTTCCTGGAAAATACGGAACTCGAATCATCAAGCTGGCAACTTCAGATACATTTGGGACAGAAGAGAATTTTTCCATGCCATGGAGCCTTGAGGCAAAAAATATATTAAAACAAATCCCTTCCTTTGGACGTGGGATGGTAATTAAAAACATAGAGCAATACGCAAGAAAACAATCTTTAGAAGAAATAACCATCGATACTATGCGTATTGCCCGCGAAGAAATGGTATCAAAAAAAAGGACTGCATTTCCCTTGCAAAACCATACTGCTAATATTTTCCAAGGGCCCAGGGATATATTACACGATAATCACACAGCCAAAAGGCCGCCTCATCCGATGGAAGCAAAGAAGATTCCCTGGACTGAAGAGGCCAGAAAACGTGTAGAACATGCACCGGACTTTGTGCGACCAGGCATACTGAAGCTCATGCAAAAAAAAGCACGACTTCATGAACAGAAAGAGATTACCTCAAAATTCCTTTCCAAAATAAGGGATGAATCCATGCGTTTTGCGTCAAGACGAATAAGGAATATCGGATTCGATGAATTGCGAATGGAGGCATGGGATAAAGCCAAAGATAAATTAAAGAGTTCCCGTAAAAAAGAGGTGATTGAAGAGATTAAGACGTTTCTTGACGAACGCACGGCAAAAAATGACGGTATTATTAAAAAGTTTCGTGAATATTTGAATGCCTCGGATGATAAGGATAAAAATACCATCATACAATCACTCATTTGGACGGATGAAGCAAAACATCGAATGGAAAGAGCACCTATATTTGTCAGAAAAAAGGCAAAATCTGCAATCGAGGAATATGCAAAAAAAAATGGCAATACGGTAATTACCGGAGAACTGATTAATCAATACATGGAAAACATTCCATCTTTTGTAAAGAAAAAACAACGATAG
- a CDS encoding ATP-binding protein, producing MKLFLKKYIFSYRNLNKCPLPSYQSIRTKIIISSMLLSVFPIFIMMAFVYPTEEKALENALIQNLEGVGHKQAELILRWTEERMADVVVIAENPNVPGVIYKPEGSENFYRLLTHLKNTRDAYGYNEIFICDRQGNLKITTSTGKVITNVAGFEYFKQALRGNTYVSDVIPSVIPLKNEHGILEQGMPTLFITTPVVYEQKIIGVVCMRLNIMEVSRLMRSVRLGETGETYLINKEGFMISESKYLQYLKDFGIAKQRTTLNLRLIDPETGKFTRSVENCLKGASGYDAKGYRDYRGTMVLGFWQWIPELNWGIIAEIDVNEGYGPVKRLHRVVSTIMYLVTFAVISFAFFFGKRISDPILYLTEITKSISEGDYSKRVKVVSHDEIGELSQSFNKMAGVLEEKTNTLKEYTSNLEKTVEKRTEDLTRINQELKIKSSDLEKAYNELLTLDQMKDKVIRDVSHELKSPVAQVQMAMDLWSNEIEKGHIDRSKEKKFNKIIQDSLQRLRKTIGCILDLSVLESGRLVFNKEPLHLEEITAQTLTGMKLLAEKKGLVIIRRFPDRLPPVFGDRDELLRVITNLIDNAIKYTEMGDILVSIEQKEHFLEFSVKDSGIGIRLPRDQFDKLFERFFQENPSKPGSGVGLALCKNIIEVHNGKLWAESEGPGKGTTFKFILPIASKSNS from the coding sequence ATGAAACTGTTTCTTAAAAAGTATATTTTTTCCTATCGTAATCTCAATAAATGCCCACTTCCTTCTTATCAATCTATCCGTACGAAAATTATCATTTCTTCAATGCTTCTTTCCGTCTTTCCAATATTTATTATGATGGCGTTTGTGTATCCAACGGAAGAGAAGGCCCTGGAGAATGCCTTAATACAAAATCTTGAGGGTGTCGGCCACAAACAGGCAGAACTTATTCTACGATGGACGGAAGAGAGAATGGCGGATGTTGTAGTTATTGCAGAAAATCCTAATGTACCCGGAGTGATATATAAGCCGGAGGGAAGTGAAAATTTCTATCGGTTACTTACCCATTTAAAAAACACTCGTGATGCGTATGGTTATAACGAAATTTTTATCTGTGACCGTCAGGGGAATTTGAAGATTACAACATCTACAGGAAAAGTAATCACTAACGTGGCAGGATTTGAGTACTTTAAACAAGCACTGAGAGGAAATACGTATGTATCAGATGTTATACCGTCTGTAATTCCCTTGAAAAATGAACATGGAATACTCGAGCAAGGAATGCCAACCCTATTTATTACCACCCCTGTTGTTTATGAACAAAAAATCATAGGAGTCGTTTGCATGAGGTTAAATATTATGGAAGTTAGCAGGCTCATGAGAAGTGTGCGACTGGGGGAAACCGGGGAAACGTATTTAATTAATAAAGAGGGCTTCATGATTTCAGAATCCAAATATTTACAATACCTCAAGGACTTTGGTATTGCCAAACAAAGAACAACCCTCAATCTCAGATTAATTGATCCCGAAACGGGAAAATTCACCCGAAGTGTTGAAAATTGCCTCAAAGGTGCCAGTGGGTATGATGCGAAAGGGTATAGAGATTATCGGGGAACAATGGTTCTTGGCTTTTGGCAATGGATACCAGAGCTTAATTGGGGTATTATTGCGGAAATTGATGTAAATGAAGGATACGGGCCTGTAAAAAGGCTTCACAGAGTTGTTTCAACAATCATGTATTTGGTAACTTTTGCGGTTATCTCATTCGCATTTTTCTTCGGCAAGAGGATTTCAGATCCTATCTTATACCTTACAGAAATAACAAAGAGTATTTCAGAGGGCGATTACAGCAAAAGGGTTAAGGTTGTCTCTCATGACGAAATCGGCGAGTTGTCTCAATCTTTTAACAAGATGGCCGGTGTATTAGAAGAAAAGACGAATACTCTTAAGGAATATACTTCAAATCTAGAAAAAACCGTCGAAAAGAGGACAGAAGATTTGACAAGAATAAACCAAGAACTAAAAATCAAAAGCAGTGATCTAGAGAAGGCATATAATGAATTATTAACCCTTGATCAAATGAAAGATAAAGTGATTCGTGATGTTTCCCATGAACTGAAATCACCGGTTGCACAAGTACAAATGGCCATGGATCTTTGGTCAAATGAAATTGAAAAAGGACATATTGACCGTTCCAAAGAAAAAAAATTCAATAAAATCATTCAAGACAGCCTGCAACGACTCCGAAAAACAATCGGTTGCATTCTTGATTTATCTGTATTAGAATCTGGTCGTTTAGTATTTAACAAGGAGCCCCTTCATTTGGAAGAAATTACCGCTCAGACCTTGACAGGGATGAAATTGTTGGCAGAAAAAAAAGGTTTGGTTATCATCCGTCGTTTTCCTGACAGATTACCACCGGTTTTCGGCGACAGAGATGAACTATTGCGCGTGATTACCAATCTCATTGACAATGCCATAAAATATACGGAAATGGGAGATATTCTTGTGTCCATTGAACAAAAGGAACACTTCCTGGAATTTTCCGTAAAGGATTCAGGTATAGGTATACGCCTACCCAGGGACCAGTTTGATAAGCTTTTCGAAAGGTTTTTTCAGGAAAATCCATCAAAGCCGGGTTCAGGTGTTGGCCTTGCATTATGTAAAAATATTATTGAAGTGCATAACGGGAAATTATGGGCGGAAAGCGAAGGTCCTGGAAAAGGCACAACATTTAAATTCATCCTGCCAATTGCATCAAAGAGTAATTCATAG
- a CDS encoding response regulator, giving the protein MHKKILIIEDEDDFYFFYSLMLENTPYSITRAINGNEAFKIMEEEKPDLIILDLLLEQVSGEVVLKQLKADQRYADIPVIIASSFSERSYKTLFEIEPNLVFLEKPFDQETLLEAIKNKVT; this is encoded by the coding sequence TTGCATAAAAAAATACTCATTATAGAAGACGAAGATGATTTTTATTTTTTTTACTCTTTGATGCTCGAAAATACTCCGTATTCTATCACACGTGCGATAAATGGGAATGAGGCATTTAAGATAATGGAGGAGGAAAAACCTGACCTTATTATCCTGGATCTATTACTTGAACAAGTATCAGGCGAAGTAGTTTTAAAACAATTAAAAGCTGATCAACGGTATGCTGATATTCCTGTTATTATCGCAAGCAGCTTTTCTGAACGTTCCTATAAAACACTTTTTGAAATAGAACCAAACTTAGTCTTCCTCGAAAAACCATTCGACCAGGAAACACTTCTTGAAGCCATAAAAAACAAGGTAACATAA
- a CDS encoding transglutaminase-like domain-containing protein: MKDNSSRLDLLLLHDMEDGRLDMPLAQAALIASGVNTEKKMHVYLAKIDSLISRINRETNILYTSDSFSKAESIFDWLQSNANEGVYPDCYDFRDTLNLRIGNCLAYSIRFTILCRYYAVDAKNIFVPGHIYNLHISGKKKQYFEHTHSDGIVKKNDLNNSQKKFMRDEELVAEIFLYRAREEHREKQYDASTRFCQYALLCNPNDSRPVILLLNNYIAKEEYTVAFHCLDEFLIDHPNDKDIFQKTYALLRRFSKEKTTHP, translated from the coding sequence ATGAAAGACAACTCAAGCCGCTTAGATCTTTTATTGCTGCATGATATGGAAGATGGACGGCTCGATATGCCTTTGGCACAGGCTGCTCTTATCGCTTCAGGAGTCAATACCGAAAAAAAAATGCACGTATATCTGGCAAAGATCGACTCACTAATCTCTCGAATTAATCGGGAAACAAATATACTTTATACAAGCGATTCTTTCTCAAAAGCAGAAAGTATCTTTGACTGGTTGCAAAGCAATGCAAATGAAGGGGTATATCCTGACTGTTATGATTTCAGAGATACTCTGAATCTCAGGATCGGAAACTGCCTCGCCTATTCAATTCGCTTTACCATACTCTGCCGATATTATGCCGTTGACGCAAAAAACATCTTTGTTCCCGGACACATTTATAATCTCCATATTTCCGGAAAAAAAAAGCAGTACTTCGAACACACGCATAGCGATGGTATTGTAAAGAAAAATGACCTGAATAATTCTCAAAAGAAGTTTATGCGTGATGAGGAACTTGTTGCTGAAATATTTCTTTATAGAGCCCGCGAAGAACACAGAGAAAAACAGTATGACGCATCAACGCGATTTTGCCAATATGCCTTGTTGTGCAATCCGAATGATAGCAGACCAGTCATTTTGCTCCTGAATAATTATATAGCAAAAGAGGAATACACTGTGGCGTTTCACTGTCTGGATGAATTTCTAATAGATCATCCGAATGACAAAGACATTTTTCAAAAAACCTATGCCCTCTTAAGACGATTTTCTAAAGAAAAAACAACACATCCTTGA